Proteins found in one Phoenicibacter congonensis genomic segment:
- a CDS encoding ABC transporter ATP-binding protein translates to MADNDKIVIKDLVFSYPGTDRLILENINASFEPGEFVCILGQSGCGKSTLLRLLAGLENATSGEISIDGEIVKDASLDRGVVFQDYGLFPWITAGENITLAIKQRFPEMSKEDREKLAYEMLKNVGLDADVFKKLPKELSGGMKQRCAIAQAFAIDPPIFLMDEPFGALDAVTRAKLQDLVLQLWRGQEPRKTVFFVTHDVDEALLLANRIIVLGQRPSSIIFDVKVADDFCVSREHQYDNPEVATLRGELIRQINKDVVDRVDS, encoded by the coding sequence ATGGCAGACAACGACAAGATTGTAATTAAAGACCTCGTATTTTCTTATCCAGGAACTGACAGGTTAATTCTAGAGAACATTAATGCTTCATTTGAGCCTGGCGAGTTTGTCTGCATTTTGGGTCAGTCTGGTTGTGGTAAATCGACTCTGCTTCGATTGCTGGCTGGCCTTGAGAATGCAACTTCGGGCGAGATTAGCATTGATGGAGAGATTGTAAAAGATGCTTCGCTTGATAGAGGTGTTGTTTTTCAGGATTATGGTTTGTTCCCCTGGATTACAGCAGGCGAGAACATCACGCTTGCAATCAAGCAACGTTTCCCAGAAATGAGCAAGGAAGATCGTGAAAAGCTTGCCTATGAAATGCTCAAAAATGTTGGTCTTGATGCTGATGTGTTTAAGAAACTTCCAAAGGAACTTTCTGGAGGAATGAAACAGAGATGTGCCATCGCGCAGGCATTTGCGATTGACCCACCAATCTTTTTGATGGACGAGCCTTTTGGTGCCCTTGATGCTGTTACAAGAGCGAAACTCCAAGATCTTGTACTGCAACTCTGGAGAGGCCAAGAACCAAGAAAAACTGTTTTCTTTGTTACGCATGATGTTGATGAAGCTTTGCTTTTGGCTAACAGGATTATCGTTTTGGGCCAACGCCCATCGAGCATTATTTTCGATGTGAAAGTTGCTGATGACTTCTGCGTTTCGCGTGAGCATCAATATGACAATCCTGAAGTTGCAACACTTCGTGGAGAACTCATTAGACAAATCAACAAAGACGTTGTTGATAGGGTCGATAGTTAA
- a CDS encoding MalY/PatB family protein — translation MPSEIVYVPRKGTNSRKWDNLRERFSFDNEPLPLWIADMDFQAPQCVIDALGEYCAQGVYGYYSVPDDYFDAIIKWEKEHHGYNIEREWICFSPGVVAGFNWLLQSFTAPGDAVIIQTPVYYPFSEAVVNNARTLVESELVRTDTSYRIDLNDFEQKVIDNNVKGFIFCSPHNPCGRVWTKDEITKLLNICKKHGVIVLSDEIHQDILAKDYVHVPAATVGDFNDILVTISAPSKTFNVAGCQNSFIVIPDEN, via the coding sequence ATGCCATCTGAGATTGTGTATGTTCCAAGGAAGGGAACGAATTCGCGCAAGTGGGACAATTTGCGAGAGCGATTTTCGTTTGACAATGAGCCTTTGCCTCTTTGGATTGCAGATATGGATTTTCAAGCTCCACAGTGTGTCATCGATGCTCTTGGTGAATATTGTGCGCAGGGTGTTTATGGGTACTACTCTGTTCCAGATGACTATTTCGATGCAATCATAAAGTGGGAAAAAGAGCATCATGGTTATAACATCGAGCGCGAGTGGATATGCTTTTCGCCTGGTGTAGTTGCGGGTTTCAATTGGCTGTTGCAGTCTTTTACTGCGCCTGGCGATGCTGTAATCATTCAAACTCCAGTTTATTATCCGTTTAGCGAAGCTGTTGTAAATAATGCGCGCACACTAGTGGAAAGTGAATTAGTTCGCACAGACACAAGCTACAGAATTGATCTCAACGATTTTGAACAAAAGGTAATTGACAACAATGTGAAGGGCTTTATTTTCTGTTCTCCTCACAACCCTTGCGGTCGAGTTTGGACAAAAGATGAAATAACGAAGCTGTTAAATATTTGCAAAAAGCACGGTGTCATTGTTTTGTCGGATGAGATTCATCAAGACATACTAGCGAAGGATTATGTCCACGTTCCCGCTGCAACTGTGGGTGATTTTAACGATATTTTAGTTACCATTTCAGCTCCATCCAAAACATTCAACGTTGCAGGCTGTCAAAATTCTTTCATTGTGATTCCAGACGAAAATTAA
- a CDS encoding DNA polymerase IV: MDRMILHIDLNCCYGQIECEEHPELRDKPVVVAGKEELRHGIVMAKNQVAKERGIKTACTLREARQICPDVVVVPPNFDLYKRVSRDTRKIYYSYSDQVEPFGIDECWVDVTHTHECLGMTPEEIAYDVNRRVKEEIGLTTSVGLSWNKIFAKFGSDYKKPDAVTIITRDNYKDIVWRSKVRDLLYVGAATERRLNNAGIFTIEQLVHASDKFLASELGKMGFVLRDFANGNDTSPVKTFNPDHCDVDREIKSYGNGITFPRDIDDFLTAKAVTHMLAESVAQRMREDCVRAKTVSVAIRSSEDLGFISRQKKLDIGTNITIEICDIAWELMRTNWFFPQMPARGLYVTCSNLESDDLPIQLTIDDQYKNREKLGHLDKKIDKLRSMYGNNSIMWGAKASDVDTSNMDIKDDNTVHPISFFHD; encoded by the coding sequence ATGGACAGGATGATTCTTCACATAGACCTAAATTGTTGCTACGGGCAAATTGAATGTGAAGAACACCCAGAACTTCGCGATAAACCTGTGGTTGTCGCCGGCAAAGAAGAACTTCGCCATGGAATCGTTATGGCCAAAAACCAAGTAGCGAAAGAACGAGGAATCAAAACTGCCTGCACGCTTCGCGAAGCAAGACAAATTTGTCCTGATGTGGTTGTTGTTCCACCGAACTTTGATTTATATAAACGCGTCAGTCGAGACACTAGAAAAATCTATTACAGCTATTCTGACCAGGTTGAACCCTTTGGAATTGATGAGTGCTGGGTCGATGTAACCCACACACACGAATGTTTAGGAATGACGCCTGAAGAAATCGCCTATGACGTAAACCGACGCGTAAAAGAAGAAATAGGTCTAACCACTTCTGTGGGGCTTTCGTGGAACAAAATTTTCGCAAAATTCGGAAGCGATTACAAAAAGCCAGATGCTGTGACCATAATCACACGTGACAACTACAAAGACATAGTTTGGAGGTCGAAAGTTCGCGATTTGCTCTATGTTGGTGCAGCCACCGAACGCAGGTTAAATAATGCTGGCATTTTTACAATCGAGCAGCTCGTTCATGCCTCCGACAAATTCCTAGCGAGCGAACTCGGGAAAATGGGGTTTGTCCTTCGAGATTTTGCGAACGGTAACGACACTTCTCCAGTAAAAACATTTAACCCCGACCATTGCGACGTTGACCGCGAGATTAAAAGTTATGGAAACGGAATAACATTTCCCCGCGATATCGATGATTTTTTGACAGCAAAAGCTGTGACGCACATGCTCGCTGAAAGCGTGGCGCAGCGGATGCGCGAAGATTGTGTGCGTGCAAAAACCGTGAGCGTCGCAATTAGGAGCAGTGAAGACCTAGGTTTCATTTCAAGACAAAAAAAGCTTGACATAGGAACAAACATAACAATCGAAATTTGCGACATTGCCTGGGAACTTATGCGCACCAACTGGTTTTTTCCGCAAATGCCAGCGCGTGGGCTTTATGTAACGTGCTCAAACCTAGAATCAGATGATCTGCCTATTCAGCTGACGATTGATGACCAATACAAAAATCGCGAGAAACTAGGGCACCTCGACAAGAAAATTGACAAACTTCGAAGCATGTATGGCAACAACTCAATAATGTGGGGCGCAAAAGCAAGCGATGTCGATACTTCAAATATGGACATAAAAGACGATAATACCGTGCATCCAATTTCATTTTTCCACGACTAA
- a CDS encoding ABC transporter ATP-binding protein, with product MVKKQSLTTRSLYFYWQATKKHMGYFVLLIASTAIFVGCLTYGNPYIMGKIVDRVSLGYVPQDQLFDVYAPYLISLVLINLLGQAGSKLQDYATYKLNILVTYDLSITCFDCLCNQSVAFHSSNYGGALVSATSKFLNAYQELIRNINYPFMPILMSVICTCALLAPLIPQYVAILLVILCLYAFTSYKMYKRILHLNEKASVAQNSLSGELSDAVTNILAVKTCGREDYEKKIFDEAAVNVRNRDSIRMKSSLIRGIITAAIALVMMTVVGIFICVGNTMFSIRPGTLIIMFTYTYSLTQQFNHLANALERQNKAFGDAYAMTAVLDEPRLVDDAHDAKDMHVNNGEIEFKNIGFSYTDGGSKTTVFNNFNLKINAGEKVGLVGVSGSGKTTLTKLLLRLSDIQVGQILVDGQNVADVTQQSLRRQIVYVPQEPLLFHRTIAENISYGRPSATVEEIEQAAQNANAYDFIKSLPQGFNTLTGERGVKLSGGQRQRIAIARAMLINAPILVLDEATSALDSESEATVQDALAKLMKGRTTIVVAHRLSTVANLDRIVVLKQGEIIEDGSHSGLIRLNGEYARLWNRQTQVNEELKRTA from the coding sequence ATGGTCAAGAAACAGTCATTAACTACAAGAAGTCTTTATTTTTATTGGCAAGCAACGAAAAAGCACATGGGATATTTTGTGCTTCTAATCGCTTCTACTGCAATATTTGTCGGTTGCCTCACCTATGGAAATCCCTACATCATGGGCAAGATTGTGGACCGTGTTTCACTTGGATATGTGCCACAAGATCAACTGTTTGATGTCTATGCACCCTATTTAATATCTCTCGTGCTCATAAATTTGCTTGGCCAAGCGGGATCAAAACTGCAAGATTATGCAACCTACAAGCTAAACATTTTGGTGACCTATGACCTGTCAATCACTTGTTTTGATTGCCTCTGCAACCAATCGGTCGCTTTCCATTCATCAAACTATGGTGGCGCACTCGTATCGGCAACATCGAAATTTTTAAACGCCTATCAAGAGCTGATTCGAAACATAAATTATCCGTTCATGCCAATTTTAATGAGTGTAATTTGTACTTGCGCATTGCTAGCGCCACTAATCCCGCAATATGTCGCTATCTTGTTAGTGATTCTCTGCCTGTATGCCTTCACTTCCTACAAAATGTACAAGAGAATTCTGCATCTAAATGAAAAAGCATCGGTTGCACAAAACTCTCTGTCAGGAGAACTTAGTGATGCAGTAACAAACATATTGGCAGTCAAAACCTGCGGAAGAGAAGATTACGAGAAGAAAATTTTTGATGAAGCTGCAGTAAACGTTCGCAATCGCGACTCGATTCGAATGAAATCGTCTCTCATTCGCGGGATAATCACCGCTGCAATTGCACTCGTGATGATGACTGTAGTTGGAATATTCATTTGTGTAGGAAACACAATGTTTAGCATTCGCCCAGGCACGCTAATAATTATGTTTACCTACACCTATTCACTAACGCAGCAATTCAACCACCTTGCAAATGCGCTTGAACGCCAAAATAAGGCGTTCGGTGACGCATATGCGATGACGGCAGTTCTTGACGAACCACGCCTTGTTGACGACGCGCACGATGCAAAAGACATGCACGTCAATAACGGAGAAATTGAGTTTAAAAACATTGGCTTTTCATACACCGACGGAGGCTCAAAAACGACTGTCTTCAACAACTTTAATCTCAAAATCAATGCCGGAGAGAAAGTTGGGCTAGTTGGGGTTTCGGGCTCAGGAAAAACAACATTAACGAAACTTTTGCTGAGGCTCTCTGACATCCAAGTAGGCCAAATTCTAGTCGATGGCCAAAATGTTGCTGATGTGACACAGCAATCGTTGCGACGACAAATCGTATATGTTCCACAAGAACCACTGCTGTTCCACAGGACAATTGCCGAAAACATTTCATATGGACGTCCAAGTGCGACTGTTGAAGAAATCGAGCAAGCCGCACAAAATGCAAATGCATATGATTTCATCAAAAGCCTACCACAAGGTTTTAATACTCTAACTGGAGAGCGCGGCGTCAAACTGTCAGGAGGCCAGCGTCAACGCATCGCGATTGCTCGCGCTATGCTCATAAACGCGCCAATTCTGGTTCTAGACGAGGCCACGAGCGCGCTTGATTCCGAGAGCGAAGCGACGGTGCAAGACGCTCTCGCAAAGCTCATGAAAGGAAGAACCACAATTGTGGTAGCGCACAGGCTTTCAACAGTTGCTAACCTCGACAGAATCGTTGTCCTCAAACAAGGCGAAATAATTGAAGATGGCTCACATTCCGGCCTAATCAGGTTAAATGGAGAATATGCGCGACTTTGGAATCGTCAAACTCAAGTCAACGAAGAACTAAAACGCACAGCCTAA
- a CDS encoding thiamine diphosphokinase: protein MNTAVIVCSSDFNEKAFRALDDKGMFDYVMAVDGGYQYLLDMDRRADIVLGDFDSLGWEPKGIHSCKFPVDKDDSDLQLTITRLLSYSYDRVFIFGALGRRLDHTLSNIRIGGSAARRGLQVIFVGMDETVFMLKGGKAWEADVMEDFSSVIGEDGLTSDSVENAGDNSEASSETEIVGTFKTGIAELDDDPDFIVAKHGFAVNAMIASLSKTSETVASSDVNADDVEGENSDNAEKTGEQVSDAPDAEFSAGNKTALEITKDGYFVAPGTTISLMQVEPTVEGLFIRGLKWESDDAKISEHPSLGLSNVSTEEPILICLDGGTAAVIVNSAIC from the coding sequence TTGAATACTGCGGTAATTGTTTGTTCAAGTGATTTTAACGAAAAGGCGTTCCGTGCGCTTGATGATAAGGGAATGTTTGACTATGTTATGGCGGTTGATGGTGGCTATCAATATCTGCTTGACATGGACCGTCGTGCCGACATTGTTCTGGGAGACTTTGATTCACTTGGATGGGAACCAAAAGGCATTCACAGCTGCAAATTTCCAGTAGACAAGGACGACTCTGATCTCCAACTCACAATAACAAGACTTTTGTCCTATTCCTATGATCGAGTTTTCATTTTCGGTGCACTTGGGCGTCGTCTTGATCACACACTTTCCAACATTCGCATTGGCGGAAGCGCAGCCAGGCGTGGTTTGCAGGTCATTTTCGTAGGAATGGATGAGACTGTGTTCATGCTAAAGGGCGGAAAAGCATGGGAGGCAGACGTCATGGAGGACTTTTCGTCTGTCATTGGCGAAGATGGATTAACAAGCGACAGTGTCGAAAACGCAGGTGACAATTCTGAAGCTTCGTCTGAAACTGAAATCGTCGGAACTTTCAAAACAGGCATTGCAGAGCTTGATGATGACCCCGATTTTATTGTTGCTAAACACGGATTCGCAGTTAATGCAATGATTGCTTCGTTATCAAAAACATCAGAAACTGTGGCATCTTCTGATGTTAATGCAGACGACGTTGAGGGAGAAAACTCTGACAATGCAGAAAAAACGGGAGAACAGGTCTCTGATGCTCCTGACGCCGAGTTTTCTGCTGGAAATAAAACAGCACTTGAAATTACAAAAGATGGCTATTTTGTTGCGCCAGGCACGACAATCTCACTAATGCAAGTAGAACCGACCGTTGAAGGTTTGTTTATTCGAGGCTTGAAATGGGAGTCTGACGATGCGAAGATTTCTGAACATCCTTCTCTTGGACTCTCAAACGTCTCAACAGAAGAGCCGATTTTAATTTGTTTAGACGGTGGAACAGCTGCTGTCATCGTGAACTCCGCAATCTGCTAG
- a CDS encoding TatD family hydrolase: MHLAWVPNLADYLKELQQSNLHVFANTISPEEFLFLKERLASIECELNDLYNNFAFACETPNLKIMSDFRGEALCGGWLQHESQRKNLQSKSDLDLKDSAPEQAKDDLKIMSDLNFKSFSKVKIGVGAHPWYSQNFKSDLFCKCLEETQFVGEIGLDFSKRFSEREKESQIEVFKTVCSAVASAPFENTHNQNLDAHGANFESATPNKAHPQNETVHKSPIQSATTQNLPCQSTDVLLSDANSVNSALAFCNNLRIISVHSCKTNGLTHEILKSSGCLENCIVIYHWFNDDFETLKRCKKDGCLFSVNPRMLATKNGAEIARQIGSEHLLFETDLPRKEGETLAVADELEAIIQLWEKLIKTENAM, from the coding sequence ATGCATCTAGCTTGGGTGCCTAATCTTGCCGACTATCTTAAAGAGCTCCAACAATCAAATCTGCACGTTTTTGCAAACACAATTTCTCCCGAAGAGTTTTTGTTTTTAAAAGAACGATTAGCTTCCATTGAATGCGAGCTTAACGATTTGTATAACAATTTCGCTTTTGCTTGCGAGACACCAAATTTAAAAATCATGTCAGACTTCCGTGGTGAAGCTTTGTGTGGTGGCTGGTTGCAACATGAGAGCCAAAGGAAAAATTTACAAAGTAAGTCTGACTTGGATTTAAAAGACAGTGCTCCTGAACAGGCAAAAGATGATTTAAAAATCATGTCAGACTTAAATTTTAAAAGTTTTAGCAAAGTAAAAATTGGTGTTGGCGCTCACCCGTGGTACTCGCAAAATTTTAAGTCTGACTTGTTTTGTAAATGCTTGGAAGAAACTCAGTTTGTTGGAGAAATTGGACTTGATTTTTCTAAACGTTTTTCTGAAAGGGAGAAGGAAAGCCAGATTGAGGTGTTTAAAACTGTTTGTTCTGCTGTCGCAAGCGCACCTTTTGAAAACACGCATAATCAAAACTTAGACGCTCACGGAGCAAATTTTGAGAGCGCAACTCCTAACAAAGCACATCCACAGAATGAAACAGTCCATAAATCGCCTATTCAAAGTGCAACTACCCAAAACCTTCCCTGCCAGTCAACAGACGTTTTGTTATCAGATGCTAACTCAGTAAATTCAGCGTTAGCGTTTTGCAACAATTTACGAATCATCTCTGTGCATTCTTGCAAAACGAACGGATTGACGCATGAAATTCTAAAAAGTTCGGGCTGTCTAGAAAATTGCATTGTAATTTATCACTGGTTTAATGACGATTTTGAAACTTTAAAGCGATGCAAAAAAGACGGCTGTTTGTTTTCTGTGAACCCCCGCATGCTCGCTACAAAAAATGGGGCAGAAATTGCGCGCCAAATTGGCTCTGAACATCTTCTGTTTGAGACTGATCTCCCACGAAAAGAGGGCGAGACGCTCGCAGTCGCTGACGAGTTAGAGGCTATAATTCAGTTATGGGAGAAGTTGATCAAAACGGAAAATGCTATGTAG
- a CDS encoding ThiF family adenylyltransferase, translating into MTGFETGGDAHDRTRRVFGEEAFTKIQNSKVCLLGLGGVGSYCLSSLVRAGVGNVLIIDGDAYDVTNINRQEFAFLSTIGERKVDVAKACVAEVNPQCTVKTFDELILSGNIGATVDVIESFQPEWIIDAIDAISIKLLLAEHFVRDRDKVWCQCFSTDGNQLSKPLEVSKENVSSKENIDEKSCVSLTEKSGKNTVQVRRLGYISAMGAANKLDPSRIQISSLSKTCNDGLCRIMRKEARKRNIPDFTVCYSDEQTVIQPEQVITRDVEKKILGSVSFIPSIMGITIAAHVIRSIAQK; encoded by the coding sequence TTGACTGGATTTGAGACAGGTGGCGACGCACATGATCGGACGCGCAGAGTTTTTGGCGAAGAGGCATTCACGAAAATTCAGAATTCCAAGGTGTGCTTGCTTGGTCTTGGGGGAGTTGGGTCCTATTGTTTGTCGTCGCTTGTTCGCGCAGGCGTTGGGAATGTTCTAATTATCGATGGGGATGCATATGATGTCACTAACATAAACAGACAGGAGTTTGCATTTCTTTCAACTATTGGGGAAAGAAAAGTAGATGTCGCAAAGGCCTGTGTTGCGGAAGTGAACCCACAATGCACAGTTAAAACCTTCGACGAGTTAATCTTGTCAGGAAACATTGGAGCGACGGTCGACGTTATAGAGAGTTTTCAGCCAGAATGGATAATTGATGCGATTGATGCAATTTCAATCAAGTTATTGCTTGCTGAACACTTTGTTCGCGACAGAGACAAAGTCTGGTGCCAATGCTTTAGCACTGATGGAAATCAGCTCTCCAAGCCATTAGAAGTTAGTAAAGAAAATGTCTCTAGTAAAGAAAACATAGATGAAAAATCTTGCGTTTCTCTGACAGAGAAATCGGGGAAAAACACAGTACAAGTGCGTAGACTTGGATATATATCTGCGATGGGAGCTGCTAACAAGCTCGACCCTTCTCGCATCCAAATTTCGAGTTTGTCAAAGACATGCAACGATGGCCTGTGTAGAATAATGCGCAAAGAAGCACGAAAACGAAACATTCCCGATTTCACTGTTTGTTATTCAGATGAGCAAACAGTGATTCAGCCTGAACAGGTAATCACGCGCGACGTCGAGAAAAAGATTCTTGGATCCGTTTCGTTTATACCTTCAATAATGGGGATAACAATAGCAGCACATGTGATTAGGTCAATTGCACAAAAATAA
- a CDS encoding YigZ family protein, with protein sequence MASIKKFTIDGLAKGELVDKKSRFIAQIKHVESENEALGFIAAVKKEHAQARHNVYAYIVSGTEDGTNLRIRFTDDGEPSQTAGKPTLETLQHANLENVACVVTRYFGGTLLGTGGLVRAYSGAVKTAIENAKEDGNLVEIIEYDELCETCSYSDFESLKHKISQLSGVILKVEYGSEVIINYKIPKSQV encoded by the coding sequence ATGGCTTCAATCAAAAAATTTACAATTGACGGTTTAGCGAAAGGCGAGCTGGTCGACAAAAAGTCTCGTTTTATCGCTCAAATTAAACATGTCGAAAGCGAAAACGAGGCGCTTGGTTTCATCGCTGCTGTAAAAAAGGAGCACGCTCAAGCGCGTCATAATGTTTATGCCTACATAGTTTCTGGCACTGAAGACGGGACAAACTTGCGCATTCGTTTCACTGATGATGGAGAACCATCACAAACCGCAGGAAAACCGACGCTTGAAACTTTACAGCATGCGAACTTGGAAAACGTGGCGTGCGTTGTAACGAGATATTTTGGAGGAACGTTGCTTGGCACAGGTGGACTTGTGCGTGCCTATTCCGGAGCAGTCAAGACAGCAATTGAGAATGCAAAAGAAGACGGCAATTTAGTCGAGATTATTGAATATGATGAGCTTTGTGAGACATGCTCTTATTCTGATTTCGAATCGCTAAAGCATAAAATCTCGCAACTTAGTGGCGTTATTCTTAAAGTTGAATATGGCAGTGAAGTGATAATTAACTATAAGATTCCAAAGAGTCAGGTCTAA
- the pth gene encoding aminoacyl-tRNA hydrolase, which yields MGFGFKKNVDWLIVGLGNPGPEYEHTLHNMGFDTVDALAEVLRVNYWKDGCGALYAEAQTPEGANVVLAKPQSFMNTSGGPVSSLLKEYKLSVKNLIVVHDDLDLEPGRIRIKQGGSAGGHNGLKSIINKCGDTNFIHVKVGIGHPPGRKTVIDWVLSKPLKANAEDIEFAIHKAKDACLALTHETVPNVQNKFN from the coding sequence ATGGGATTTGGTTTTAAGAAAAATGTTGATTGGCTAATCGTGGGGCTCGGGAATCCGGGCCCTGAATATGAGCACACTCTGCACAACATGGGTTTTGACACTGTCGATGCATTGGCAGAAGTTTTGCGTGTTAACTATTGGAAGGATGGATGCGGAGCGCTTTATGCAGAGGCACAAACCCCTGAAGGTGCAAATGTGGTTCTTGCGAAACCACAGTCTTTTATGAACACATCTGGCGGACCAGTTTCATCTCTTCTGAAGGAATATAAACTCAGCGTTAAAAACTTGATTGTTGTTCACGATGACCTTGATCTCGAACCTGGAAGAATCCGCATTAAGCAAGGCGGCTCAGCCGGCGGACACAATGGCTTGAAATCTATTATCAACAAATGTGGAGACACAAATTTCATTCATGTTAAGGTCGGAATTGGGCATCCTCCAGGGCGAAAAACTGTTATTGATTGGGTTTTGTCTAAACCATTGAAGGCTAACGCAGAAGACATCGAGTTTGCGATTCACAAGGCAAAAGATGCCTGCCTTGCTCTCACGCATGAAACAGTCCCAAACGTCCAAAACAAATTTAACTAG
- a CDS encoding ribose-phosphate pyrophosphokinase produces the protein MTEMQKTMALFSGSVYPALAEEIAKNVGCELGNIKLEKFANGEIYARYLESIRGCDVFLIQSVAGAHINDALMELLIMADAAKRASARTVTAVVTHYGYARQDRKAAAREPITAKLVADLMTAAGIQRVMTIDLHQNQIQGFFNFPVDHLTGLPILVDYFKAKGLDKEDVCIVSPDVGRAKAAKKFCDMMDADLAIMHKGRPGHNKAEITALIGDVKDKICIINDDMIDTAGTIVAAAETLKAKGAKEIYICCTHPVLSGPAFERLENAPVKEVVCCNTIPVPPEKQTGKIKLVSVAPLFARAINNVYNNGSVSTLFDPDFAL, from the coding sequence ATGACTGAGATGCAAAAAACAATGGCACTTTTCTCTGGTTCGGTTTATCCAGCGCTAGCGGAAGAAATTGCTAAAAATGTTGGGTGTGAGCTCGGAAACATCAAACTTGAAAAATTTGCTAATGGCGAAATTTATGCTCGTTATCTTGAGAGCATTCGTGGTTGCGACGTGTTCCTGATTCAATCGGTTGCAGGTGCGCACATTAACGACGCGCTCATGGAGCTATTGATTATGGCTGATGCCGCAAAGCGTGCTTCGGCAAGGACTGTCACCGCTGTTGTGACACATTATGGGTATGCTCGTCAAGATCGAAAAGCTGCTGCTCGTGAACCAATTACTGCAAAACTAGTTGCCGACCTCATGACTGCGGCTGGAATTCAACGCGTTATGACAATCGATCTTCACCAAAATCAAATTCAGGGCTTCTTCAATTTCCCTGTTGATCACTTGACAGGCCTTCCAATTCTTGTCGATTATTTCAAGGCAAAAGGTTTGGATAAAGAAGACGTTTGCATTGTTTCTCCTGATGTTGGACGTGCTAAAGCGGCGAAGAAATTCTGCGACATGATGGATGCTGATTTGGCTATTATGCACAAGGGTCGCCCTGGTCACAATAAGGCAGAAATCACGGCACTCATTGGTGATGTTAAAGATAAAATCTGCATCATCAACGATGACATGATTGACACCGCGGGCACTATCGTTGCTGCAGCAGAGACTTTGAAGGCAAAAGGCGCAAAAGAAATTTACATTTGCTGCACCCATCCGGTGTTATCGGGTCCTGCATTCGAGCGTCTTGAAAATGCTCCAGTTAAAGAAGTTGTATGTTGCAACACTATTCCTGTGCCACCCGAGAAGCAGACTGGCAAAATAAAGCTTGTTTCTGTTGCTCCTTTGTTTGCGCGCGCAATCAACAATGTTTACAACAACGGCAGCGTGTCAACATTGTTTGATCCTGATTTTGCACTTTAG